One part of the Haliotis asinina isolate JCU_RB_2024 chromosome 2, JCU_Hal_asi_v2, whole genome shotgun sequence genome encodes these proteins:
- the LOC137272139 gene encoding protocadherin-11 X-linked-like: MPPPSVFLLIVTLTYLPDPALLVQVISFDLVEEQDVNVAVGSITDCLELDEEKTDDLLASLRYSFLPHGYPHSSLFRITDGKGEIFAVERIDREEICGFAMSCSLKLELVVQSSTLQLFKKVRVIVVVIDVNDNAPTFPSTSVALDISESVSVNSSFAVEGAIDPDTGRNALQTYDILRADGVFDLDIKKNLDGGSVVNLIVRETLDRERRDFYRIYLMAKDGGIPRKSSLLMVNITVTDINDNAPEFAFAQYNATVKEVVSIGHVVLRITASDADASISWRPFYRISPLQSGEARKFFNMNPRTGEITVISSLSEIQGRKLKFVVECVDGDTPPLVGQSEVEIFVQDTENTEPVINLNLLNSGMVSESHKLGTVVAHLAASDPDSGRNGYVKCSIVSSTFAIQNLDVSEYKVTLKRFLDRESEGEVGGIITCQDEGEPPLNITESFTMTVLDENDNKPTFTKEVYEVTIEENNQPNVTLLQVTALDSDYGDNGKVHYSIIEGRNSGVTISQQGEITALLSFDREDKVQIPLTILAQDNGTPSLNSTATVVINLQDVNDVAPTFSQSIYSFEIPENTPRGTQVGKVSVYDLDDGRNGEVFLSIELLFEDIESFPISVTQTGELKTTRPLDRERENHFEFAILATDKGREPITSTAKIFVDVNDKNDNVPVLFFPSAMNDTISVAYNTDPGTVVMNIDAIDNDAGDNGKLEYVLTSIERVEIRLEDVEFDDQTEEELFSLDPETGEITLFRYPTLDDLGVYSLNVMVRDHGTVSLSTNTTLILEIAASNETIVALLTGTAESNNNTTIVTALGCLTGLVIVVVVVIIFTVRMVDRERTLKRQQQLHVKVEPRDGDLKYDGEILESGHKLKRSLSSPRLSSQVSHGWKFLSAWHLGSGDSNKLAAAHNWARNKEQEELDMKVFSRKEALQYKVNLFDRWGIIALEKTELNISCLVIGAGIPSLSPKSLWGFYSPGNNSPFKGEPLNPFKGRSPFLEALCSGNSTDRKLLPTDDNTPEPEYSVVIRPNKEKFDCMQSRRLLPKLDEISLPSDELYADYCSLDTIKEEPESPYRETDFHFEPPVPKLRQPKKLPRNIGILKDNEGQGLIRAKSRNDLRMPGDSSDEETLKRASVDSVNLKCGDSVIFDLDLQKVDDIFV; encoded by the exons ATGCCTCCCCCCTCAGTGTTTCTCCTCatagtgaccttgacctacctACCTGACCCTGCCCTCCTAGTTCAAGTCATCTCATTTGACCTTGTAGAGGAGCAGGATGTCAACGTTGCGGTAGGATCTATCACGGACTGTCTGGAACTGGATGAAGAGAAGACGGATGACCTCTTGGCTTCTCTCCGGTACAGTTTCCTGCCCCATGGGTATCCCCACAGTTCCCTGTTCCGGATCACGGATGGGAAAGGGGAGATATTTGCCGTGGAGAGAATCGACAGGGAAGAGATATGCGGTTTTGCAATGTCATGTTCTCTCAAATTAGAGCTGGTTGTGCAGTCGTCAACGCTCCAGCTGTTCAAGAAGGTTCGGGTTATTGTTGTAGTCATTGACGTCAACGACAACGCTCCTACGTTCCCATCGACGTCTGTAGCTCTGGACATCTCGGAGTCCGTGTCCGTTAATTCGTCGTTTGCCGTTGAAGGAGCAATTGATCCGGATACTGGACGCAATGCTCTTCAGACATATGATATTCTAAGAGCAGATGGAGTGTTTGACCTTGACATTAAAAAGAATCTCGATGGTGGCAGCGTTGTAAATCTTATAGTTAGAGAAACCTTAGATAGAGAGCGGAGGGATTTCTACAGAATTTATCTAATGGCGAAAGATGGTGGGATTCCTCGCAAGTCTAGTCTTCTAATGGTAAACATAACAGTCACAGATATCAATGACAACGCTCCAGAATTTGCATTTGCACAGTATAACGCCACCGTCAAGGAGGTGGTGTCTATTGGCCATGTCGTACTCAGAATTACCGCATCTGACGCTGACGCTAGTATTAGTTGGAGACCATTTTATAGAATCAGTCCTCTCCAGTCAGGTGAGGCGAGAAAATTTTTCAACATGAATCCTAGAACAGGGGAGATTACCGTCATATCCTCACTATCAGAGATCCAAGGAAGAAAACTGAAGTTCGTTGTTGAATGCGTAGACGGCGACACTCCACCACTGGTTGGTCAGAGCGAGGTAGAAATATTCGTCCAAGATACAGAAAATACAGAACCAGTTATAAATCTCAATCTCCTGAATAGCGGAATGGTGTCAGAGTCCCACAAGCTTGGAACGGTTGTAGCTCACCTGGCCGCAAGTGATCCTGACTCTGGGAGAAACGGCTACGTCAAATGTTCTATTGTGAGCTCGACATTTGCGATCCAGAACCTTGACGTCAGTGAATACAAGGTGACGTTGAAACGTTTCCTAGACAGGGAATCTGAAGGCGAAGTCGGTGGAATTATTACTTGTCAAGATGAAGGTGAACCTCCCCTGAACATCACTGAATCTTTCACAATGACGGTGCTTGATGAGAATGATAACAAACCTACCTTCACTAAAGAAGTGTATGAGGTTACTATAGAAGAAAATAACCAACCTAATGTTACGCTGCTACAAGTGACAGCACTCGACTCGGACTACGGTGATAACGGAAAGGTCCATTACTCCATCATAGAGGGGAGGAACTCCGGTGTGACGATTTCTcaacaaggggagataactgcgCTACTTTCATTCGATCGAGAAGATAAGGTCCAGATTCCGTTGACAATATTAGCCCAAGATAACGGCACTCCCAGTTTAAATTCTACTGCAACGGTTGTGATTAATCTTCAAGATGTCAATGACGTAGCTCCGACGTTCAGCCAAAGTATATACTCTTTTGAAATTCCTGAAAACACGCCACGGGGAACTCAGGTTGGTAAAGTGTCGGTGTACGACCTTGACGATGGAAGAAACGGAGAAGTGTTTTTAAGTATTGAATTATTATTCGAGGATATTGAAAGTTTCCCGATATCTGTTACACAAACAGGGGAACTTAAAACAACCAGACCCTTAGACAGGGAAAGGGAAAATCATTTTGAGTTTGCAATACTCGCAACGGATAAAGGGAGAGAACCCATTACAAGCACTGCTAAGATTTTTGTAGATGTTAATGATAAGAACGATAATGTTCCCGTTCTCTTCTTCCCCTCTGCAATGAACGACACTATTTCTGTAGCTTACAACACTGATCCGGGTACAGTCGTGATGAACATCGATGCTATTGACAACGATGCGGGTGACAATGGCAAGCTCGAGTATGTCCTGACTTCAATTGAGAGGGTAGAAATAAGACTTGAGGACGTTGAGTTTGACGATCAAACGGAAGAAGAACTGTTTAGCCTCGATCCCGAAACAGGGGAGATAACACTATTCCGATATCCTACCCTAGATGATTTGGGGGTGTATTCTCTTAACGTCATGGTTCGAGACCACGGTACTGTGTCGTTGTCGACGAACACAACATTAATCCTAGAAATAGCTGCCAGTAATGAGACAATAGTAGCTCTGTTAACTGGTACGGCAGAAAGCAACAACAACACGACGATAGTAACGGCACTTGGATGTCTCACCGGCCTCGTCATCGTTGTAGTAGTCGTAATAATCTTTACCGTTAGGATGGTTGACAGGGAGAGAACTCTGAAACGCCAGCAACAGTTACACGTGAAAGTAGAACCTCGGGACGGCGACTTGAAGTATGATGGGGAGATCCTTGAAAGTGGCCACAAACTGAAACGTTCTCTGTCGTCCCCGAGGCTGTCTAGTCAGGTGTCCCATGGCTGGAAGTTCTTGTCAGCCTGGCATCTGGGGTCCGGCGACAGCAACAAGTTGGCGGCAGCACACAACTGGGCCAGGAATAAG GAGCAGGAAGAGTTAGATATGAAAGTATTCAGTAGAAAAGAAGCACTTCAATATAAAGTGAATCTGTTTGACAGAT GGGGTATAATAGCCCTTGAGAAGACCGAACTCAACATCTCGTGTCTCGTTATCGGGGCTGGCATCCCTAGTTTATCCCCTAAATCTTTATGGGGTTTCTACTCGCCTGGAAATAATTCGCCCTTTAAAGGGGAACCTTTAAATCCTTTCAAGGGAAGATCTCCTTTCCTGGAGGCCCTTTGTTCCG GCAATTCAACAGACCGGAAGCTCTTGCCAACTGACGACAATACGCCAGAACCAGAATACAGTGTTGTCATCCGACCCAATAAGGAGAAATTTGACTGCATGCAGAGCAGACGACTCCTACCCAAACTGGACGAGATTTCCCTTCCCTCGGACGAGCTGTATGCTGACTACTGCAGTTTGGATACAATCAAGGAAGAACCGGAAAGTCCCTACAGAGAGACCGATTTTCATTTTGAGCCCCCGGTTCCTAAACTGCGACAACCGAAAAAACTGCCAAGGAACATCGGGATCCTGAAAGATAACGAAGGTCAAGGACTCATCAGGGCTAAAAGTCGAAATGATCTGCGAATGCCCGGTGACAGTTCGGATGAAGAGACTCTGAAGAGGGCTAGTGTCGATAGCGTCAATTTGAAATGTGGCGACTCCGTCATATTTGATTTAGATCTGCAGAAAGTTGACGATATCTTCGTTTAA